A segment of the Haemorhous mexicanus isolate bHaeMex1 chromosome 3, bHaeMex1.pri, whole genome shotgun sequence genome:
cctggcggGGCTCGGGAAAGGCAAAAGGATGGAAAacaagagaaagggaaaaagaatgggaaaagggaagggaggaaggaaatacagagaggaaggaaaggaaggaaaggaaggaaaggaagggaaggaaggaaggaaggaaggaaggaaggaaggaaggaaggaaggaaggaaggaaggaaggaaggaaggaaggaaggaaggaaggaaggaaggaaggaaggaaggaaggaaggaaggaaggaaggaaggaaggaaggaaggaaggggaaagggaaaagggaaaagggaaaagggaaaagggaaaagggaaaagggaaaagggaaaagggaaaagggaaaaggtcctggccctgccccgTGAGGTGTGCCTCCTTGGCAGGTGCAGAGAACAGGACGAAGGAAGAAAGGCAATGGAAATAAAAGTTGGTGGCAGACGGAGAGAAGTAGGGGAAGTCTCTACATCCCGCGCCGGGCAGGGCGAGCCCCCAGAGCCGCTCCGATACTCGGGGCCGGAGCCGAGTGCTGCTGTGTGCGAGCGTGGTGACACTTGGGGTGCCGGCCTTCCCTTGGGAAGGAACCCCTTCTttgcctctctccctccttccccaagtcctgaaaaagagaggaaaaaaaggaaaaaaaaaaaaaaaagaaagatgggaaagaaaaaaaattaattcagtcgTGTATGAGTCCATCGGGCTGCAGCTCATCGAATGATCCCAACGGGCTGGATTCATTCCCCTGGAAGAAGGTGGCAAAATCAATGAGACCTCTTCAAATAAGCACAcactccccccctccccaataATCACCTCCCGGATCTCGTGGGGTCGCGCCTGACGATCGCGTTTTGCCAGTTCGCTTAATTTCGGAGCAAACTAGAATCAATTACTCGCTGTTTAATTTCCAGCGCTCATCCCTAAGCCCCAACCAAAATATTGACCTAGGCGGGTTAGATAAGTTGGGCTCTTGCCATCTGAGCCGCTTCGGTCCCGAGCGGGGCCGGCAGCGCGGGACGCTCAGGCTGAGCGGCTGTGGGAACAGCCCCCCTcgcaaattattattattattatcattagtattttatttttttatgtctcCCTCGTTTGGAGGAAAACACGGGTGGAAAACACACTTTGGAGCGTCCGGAGCGTCgggctggtgctgagctctTTGTATGTAAATAGTGCCCTTAAAAAGAGCTGGGAAGtcgccccctccctccctctctccctccctccttccctccctccctccttccctcgccccctccctcccccccggcgccgccgcccgcccccccCGCGCCGAGGACCCTCCCCGCGCCGGTAATTAACTGACACGTTATACCACTCATCACCAATGGTGGAAGCTCGGAGCTCGCCCAAAACCCGCAATTTCACATCTGCAAACACTGTCTTCATCCACTTGACTTCCAAGACCCGCCCACACGTGGCCAACCTTTCCTGGGTTTAatgtaggttttttttctccctcctctcgGCAGGTTCATGTGTGGGGACCAGCCTTATATGGACTCCTCGCTCCAGCAATGGCTCGGGATTTTCCAGCGGCAGGCGCGGGTTCGGCGCGGCTGAACAAGATCCAGAagtgatcttttttttttttttttttttttttttttttttttttttttggcgtctcttcccccctttttttttttccctggagttACAAACTATTCCCGAAACCAGCTGCTGCTCCGGCTCTCGGAATTTTCCCCCGTGGCAGAACAACCACCACCGCAGAGACCCGTCGCTGCGGCCGCTTCTCCCGCACAACCCCCGCCGCTTATTTTTCTATAAATCCACattattattctattttttccccccttctccaCGCGTGCCGTgccccccctccctccccgtgtccctgcgCAGTGTCGTTGTCGCCGCTCGGCGTGTGCGTGCCCAGCCGTGACCCGGCGGCTCGGCCAAGCTGCGGCTCCAACTTTCCCAGGCGGAATTTGGCCGGAACATGTCTCTGACCAACACAAAGACGGGCTTCTCGGTGAAGGACATTTTGGACCTCCCCGACACCAACGATGAGGACGGCTCGGCGGAGGGCGGCGAGGAGGAGAGCGAGGCGCCCGAGCCGCCCAGGAAAGCGGGAGTTTTGGGACAAACCCCCTTGGACACTGTTCCGACGCTGCCTTTGAAGAGTCCTTTCTATGATAACAGCGATAATCCCTACACGCGCTGGCTGGCGAGCGCCGAGGGCATCCAGTACTCCCGTGAGTGGCGGGGCGACGGGGCAGCGGAGACTGGGGGCCGGGGGGCGACTGGGGAAGGATGCGGCTCGAGGGGGGGACTTGGGGCTCGTCCCGGCCGGGGACGGGGCAGCGCCgcttccagctgggagctggggagcgatggatggatggatggatggatggatggatggatggatggatggatggatggatggggttGCCTCTCTCCACGGCCGGCCTCCATCCCGCCACGGCCGGCAGAGGGAGGGATGCGGGGGGCGGCGGAGGGGCGCTCCCCCGGCCCGTCCCCCTCCGCTGACCGGGCACGGCTTGTCCACAGTGCACGGGCtggcggccggcggcggcggccagGACCCCTCGGCCAAGTCCCCGGAGCCGTCGGCAGACGAGTCGCCCGACAACGAGAAGGAAGCGGTGGGCGGCGGAGACGCGggcaagaagaggaagaggagggtgcTCTTCTCCAAGGCGCAGACCTACGAGCTGGAGCGGCGGTTCCGGCAGCAGCGGTACCTGTCGGCGCCCGAGCGGGAGCACCTGGCCAGCCTGATCCGCCTCACCCCCACGCAGGTGAAGATCTGGTTCCAGAACCACCGCTACAAGATGAAGCGGGCGCGGGCCGAGAAAGGTATGGAAGTGACTCCTCTCCCCTCGCCGCGGCGGGTGGCCGTGCCGGTGCTAGTCAGGGACGGCAAGCCCTGCCACACGCTCAAAGCCCAGGACTTGGCAGCCGCGACGTTCCAGGCGGGCATCCCGTTCTCGGCGTACAGCGCgcagtccctgcagcagcacatgcaGTACAACGCGCAGTACAGCGCGGCCGGCAGCCCCCAGTACCCCACAGCGCACCACTTGGTACAGGCGCAGCAATGGACTTGGTGAGGGCTGCGGGCCCCGAGCACACGCCCCGAGAACggaggaaaacacagaattaaCAGGCACAAAccgagagagagagagagagaggaaaaaaaggagacagacTGATgctccaaaaattaaaaaaaaaaaatcgaaaCTGCGGGGGAAGGAATGGCGAGGGAAAcgctattattattattattattattgctattattattattattgctaattttattattattatgggTTCTTTCCCTCTGCcgtttcttttcccctccatttttttgggggggttcggTTTCATTTCGGGGGGAGGCGGGGGGTAAGGGAAGGGAGGTGTTTTTTGTGCGTCATTGTTTACAGAAATTTTTTGCGCCATTCAGAGTGGTCCTGTCTAcctacaaataaaataaaagaggaaaaaggggaaagggggggagATCGtcagaattacaaaaaaaaaaaaaaaaaaaaaaaaaaggaaaaaaaataaagaataaaatcccCCCGCTGCTCCTGTGATTTTGTGAGGAACGGGGGTGCGGCGGCCGCGCGGGGCACCCCAAAAGGGGATCTCCGGCGCTGCCCTTCGAGCGCAATTTGCGGCCCCGACAGCTGCTAGCGGGGGTGTTTTTGCACCTTGTCGCGGTCGTTGTCGCTGCCCTGAGCCGCGGCCGGGGCGCTCCGTTCGCTCTCTCCCATTTGGGGGTCGCCTTAACCATTCCCGAGCGGAGGAAAAAGCCCCGCGGACGCTGAAACCCTCTCCGCCCGGAGAGCGGCCCCTTGGGcacccccgccccgccccggcctCCCCGCCATTTAATAcgaatttttatctttttttttttaaagccgCGTTTCGAGGGAAAATAGTAGAGAAGGAGCCAGTAACAACGACGGAAAGTCGCGGCCTCGGCCGCCGCCCCGCATCCCCcgacccagccctgcctgggcccggccGGGTCCCCGTGGGGTGACACGGCCGAGCGGGGCCCCGCGCTCCCCCCTGCAGCCGCAGGGCTtcttttttagggaaaaaatcgGCTTTTTTTGGTGGGGCCAGTCGGCTTCATCCGCCGGCGAAAAAACGGAGCGGGGAGAAtttatattttcctattttctatCTGTGAGTGCgcttttctgctcctcagtgctgctgagatCTGGGTTCTGGCATCGCCCCGGTGCCCCCTCCCCGGGCTGGAGCCCCCGCTAACGGGAGAGAGAAACTTCAGGGTCAGCCCTCGGGGGATGCGCCGGcggcccaggcagggcaggggaaagggTTAACGCCGGaagaacccccccaaaaaactcggaggaggagggagaagagacAAGAGGGAGGCGAGGCGGGGCTGGGCGGCTCTGCCGGGCTGTAATGGGAACCGGGACCGAGGCCGGCCGGGACCGAgcgggagcagccctggcccggGGCGGGTTGCGGCCGAGCAGCGGCTCCCTAGCCCGTCCCTGAGGCTTTCAGGCTGCTAAAGATGCTTCAAAAAACgaaaacaaatccaaacaaGCTTTTGTCAGGAGCCATGGGGCCGGTGCAGCGCCCGCCCCGTCCCGCGGTGTTGAGCCCGGCCAGGACGGGGCAGTTCGATGCCAAAGAGACGTTCGGTACCGGCCCCGTAGCATCCTAATCCCGCAAAATCCCGGCCCTCCAACATCCCGGCCCCGCCGATCCCAGCGCGCCTCTCCGCCCCAGCGCATCCTGCGCCGGCCGCGGGTCCCCGCGCAGCCTCCGCGCCGCcgctggggttttttatccttTTGCTACATTTTTCCTCCGCTCTTTTGCCGTCCCTACTCCTATCCCCAAACCGAGGAGGCTCCGCTCGGCGGCGGAGCAGCCGCGGCCGTTCCGCGGGGCAGCCAAACCCTGGGGAGCTCCGCTGCTGTCCCACACTCGAGGGGGACACAGCGACGAGctggttttccttctccaaactcGGCGTGCGAGCCAGGAGCGGACAGAATGAAAACTGTCACTTTTTTCTccttacttatttttttttcattaaaaaaaaatcagtttcccccctcttttctttgtttttttttttttttttttttttttttttttttttttttggtttggtgtttagttgatttttttttcctctccttcccctcgGGCTGTGCCGAGTCTATCAAACCAGTTGTGTGGCCCTAACCTCCGTGGCCTTATATCTGCCGTGCTGCCGGGCCAGTCTATCTTTGCACAATATACAGTAGacttcagagagcagcacaatgggggaggcagggaggtGAGCATGTTAGAGGCGTGCATATTAACGAGCCGCAGCCAAGGAAGCCAAAGGAGCGGGCGAAAAACCGGGAGAGACGGTGCGGGAGGGGGGGGGACGCCCTCCCTGCGCCTCGCCTGCCTCGGCCTTGCCTGTTTTTGGGGCTCGGCATTGATGCGGAGCGCGGAGTCAGGGAGCGGTGTCCTCCGCGTTTTGTTCGGGCTGTCACTCGCGCTCATTGTTCGGCATGTTCTACATGTTGTATCCCATATGGCCAGCTGGGCCGGGGACCCCTCACAAAACCCAAATTGTGCCCAGCTTTCAAACCCAGCATTGTTGTCTGTGAAAGGCAGGCGAATTAAAAATTCGTGCTATATctattctggaaaaaaaaaaaaaaaagaaagaaaggaaaaaaaaaagaaaaaaaaaaggaaaaataaaaagagggggtgcaaggaaaaagaatcccgctctctctgctctctctttGAAGGCCAACAGAGACTCTCCTCTTCTCTGACAAGTTTCTCTCTCATTTCACAGGAAattccccccccgcccccccacCGCAAGCCCCGAGCGCGTCCCCTCGCAGGAGCCCGCGGAGCCGCGCTGCGCGGCCGCGCTGCGGCGCGGAGGCCGGGGCAGAACAAGGCGGCATTGAGGgcgggctgggctgcagctgccgccTCCCTGCGCGGCCCGGCCGTACCGCCAGCCCGGCTGGCACGTCCCGCTGCCTCCCGGAGAAATGGCCCTTTCTTGTCCGCGCTCCTGGTTGTGCAAGGCGGGCCGGctgagggaggaagggagggagggagggagaaggagagggagagggagggacagaaattaaaaagaaaaaagtaaaataatagGGGAAATAgattgtttaattttaaaaaaaaggaaagggaaaagaggggaagaaaaataacgaaaatgggaaaataaattaagacagagagaagaaatttaaaaaggaaaaacgattaataggaaaaaaagaaaaagggggggtaaatagaaaaataaatgggaagagggaaaaaatatcgaaagagaaaagaaaagaaaaagaagaagagaaaagatgaaaattaaaaagataacaaaacaaaataagacAAAGcgaaggaagaaaaaataatccgagaaagcagaaaaagaaaagtaacggatggaaaggaaaacaggggagaaaagagaaaaacagcgGGGagaagcccccagcccgggcaTCCTCCGCGCCCCGGGCAGGGAAGGACGCGCAGCGCTGCGCGGGATCCTTGCGGTGCCCGGAGCTGCTCCGGGCTCGGAGCGGGCCCGCAGAGCTCAGACGAGGCTTCCCCGAGGGGGGTGCGGCCCCTCCggcccccggcagccccggcgAGCCCCGGGAGCCCggacagccccgggagcccGGACAGCCCCTCCCGGCCGCCAGGGCGGGGCTGGGTCTCGGCGCGGCCCGCGGGTCGGGGTCTGGGGATTTGGAAGCTCAGCCCGAGCTTCAGACCCCGCTCCGTTTCCTTTTCCCCCCGGTTTTCCCGGTTTTCTCCCGCGGCCGGATCTGCGGGACGCCGCGGTCCCCGCGGAGCCCGGCGGTGACTTCCCCCTATTGACTGTAGGGCTTAGGCAGCGCTGTGGGTTTTTCGGGGCTGCTCGAGGAGCCGCTCAAGGGGAAGCTAAGCCAATATTTACCGACCGCCAGGGCAATTCTCGGCGGGGTTCATTAAGGAGCCGGCGGGGGCTGGAAGGGCTGCGGGGGGAGCCCcggggggcggccccgccgcggcgCTGGAGCGGCGAGGAGAGGCGCAACCCTGGGCCGCGCTCCGGGAGATTTGAGCCGGCTCCCCGGCAAATGGCAACCCCCAAGCTCCCTGAAAAGCACCCCTGGAGGGGTTCCTTGCTTTAAACCGGTGGCTGCCGTTGGCTGCTTTGCCGAGGGCCGCGTTTTCCGCGTCCCCCCGAGGCcaggcggcggccgcggggaggcagcagagccccgcGGAGCCCGGCGCAGGACGGGGCGGAGGCTGCGCTGCCCCTCCGCGCCCCCCGGGCACGGCAGAGCGGGGGACCCCGAGgttctgtgtccctgtccccagtgacACCCCCATCCCCAGGCCGGGATGGCCGCGCGGCGGCGCTGCTGGATAAGGGAAGCGCCGTCGGGGCCGCCCCCGGGACCCCGCGGCGAGGGGACCCTCGCAGCCGCCCGGTGACACCGAGAGGAGGGACAGGCCGCGGGAGGGGTGGGACAGGCTCCCCCCAGCCTCGCCCCCCTGCAGGAGGAGCGGCCTGAGCCCTAAACCGGGGACATCGTTTTGAAATCCAGCGCGGAGCTCGGGGTGTGACCAGGTCTGGCCCCTGACCCTCATGGGGGACTGGTGCCACCCCTCAAACTCCCCGGGACCCACCTTTGGGGCAAGCAGAGTGTCCCCAAAGCCCGGGCAGGGTTTGGCGCTCAGCACTCGCCCTTTCCACGCCGGAAGAACAAACAAACCGATGGCGAGGACAGCATGGAATTCcggagagctggggaggatgGGGCAGCACATCCAGGGCTTCCTCCCGGCCCTACCACCCCACAGGGAGCCACAGGGACGGcgacagctccctccctgcactggggacactggggacagtaCAGCCTGAGCACCCAGAGGGAATCAGGCACCTGGGCACAACAGGTGAGTGCCTCAGGACAGCCCCGGGCTTCTCCCTCTCCAGGTGATGCGTCACTGAATTTTGGGTTTCATTCAGGGCTGGCAAATTCCCTGCATTTTGCACAATGCCGTTATTTAAGGGTAATTATGTACAGAAACAGGGAATTTCTGAGGAGAGAGACACAGGAGAGACCCCTCTCTTTGGAGGGGACCCCCTCCAAGGGCCGTGGGGAAGCTGAGAGCCTCCCACTTTCCcactttccctctctcctgcccaAGGCTGGGGAATGCTgtccccacctcctccccctccccagtaTTTAAATAACCAGCAAACTCAGAGAACCTGGGATGCCTCAGCTGCAAAGGACAAGCACTTGATcgagggaaaaaaagaaaaaaaggaggaggattTAAGGCTGCTGAGTGGTTGGGTgcagcatccctccctcccacaggcCCCACAAGTCTCACCAGCCACAATACTCAAAGTTTGTCTGAACATATTTTATTGTGCCTTACAAAGGTTGGGGCAGTTTAGTGGGGTTCATGCACTGCCCCTGAGTTCCACTGACATATCTGGGATTGAACCACCAGGAGTCACATCCCTGCTCTCAATGCAGAACATCCCAGATCTGCTGAGAAAACCCAAGAGCTCAGAAAAACTTCCCTGGGATTGTTCCAGGCCCACTTGGACAGAGTGCCTCCACCCTGCCTCGGgatctgctgctttctgtgggGTTCAGCCCCAGTTCAGGGAGAAAGTTCTCCATGAGATAAAAACTGCAAGAAATAAATTGTG
Coding sequences within it:
- the NKX2-2 gene encoding homeobox protein Nkx-2.2, whose translation is MSLTNTKTGFSVKDILDLPDTNDEDGSAEGGEEESEAPEPPRKAGVLGQTPLDTVPTLPLKSPFYDNSDNPYTRWLASAEGIQYSLHGLAAGGGGQDPSAKSPEPSADESPDNEKEAVGGGDAGKKRKRRVLFSKAQTYELERRFRQQRYLSAPEREHLASLIRLTPTQVKIWFQNHRYKMKRARAEKGMEVTPLPSPRRVAVPVLVRDGKPCHTLKAQDLAAATFQAGIPFSAYSAQSLQQHMQYNAQYSAAGSPQYPTAHHLVQAQQWTW